A stretch of DNA from Streptomyces sp. NBC_01197:
GCACGGCGGTACGGACGGGAAGCACGTCGAGCGCGCCGGTACGGATCACCCGGTCAGTCTCGTACGTCGTCCCGTACGCAGACGAAAATCGCCGAGCCGGGAATCAGCTTCCCGCGCAGCGGGGACCAGCCGCCCCACTCCGACGTATTCCACTCCGGCCACTGCGGCTCGACCAGGTCGACCAGCCGGAACCCGCCCGCCAGCACGTCCCGCACCCGGTCCCCGAGGGTTCGGTGGTGCTCGACGTACACCGCGTTCCCCCGCTCGTCCTGCTCGACGTACGGGGTGCGGTCGAAGTAGGAGGACGTGGCCGTGAGGCCCTCGGGCCCCGGTTCGTCGGGGAAGGCCCAGCGGATCGGGTGGGTGACGGAGAAGATCCAGCGCCCGCCGGGCCGAAGCACCCGGTGCACCTCGCGGAACAGCTTCACCGGGTCCGCGACGAAGGGCACGGCGCCGTACGCGGAACAGGCCAGATCGAAGGAACCGTCGCGGAACGGCAGGACCGTCGCGTCGGCCGCCACCAGCGGGACCGAGGCCACGCCCGGCCGGTTCTCGCCGATCCGCAGCGCGTGCTGGAGCTGGCGGTGGGAGACGTCGAGGGCCACCGGGTGGGCGCCCTGGGCGGCCAGCCAGCGCGAGCACTGGGCGGCCCCGGCGCCGATCTCCAGGACGTCCAGCCCCTTCAGCCCCTCGGCCGGGCCCAGCAGCTCGGCCTCCACCTCGTCGAGGCCCTCGGGTCCCCAGACGAAGCGGTCGTCGCCCAGGAAGGAGCCGTGCTCGGTCTGGTACTCGTCGGCGTTCCGGTCCCACCAGCCCCGGTTGGCCCGGCTGCTCTCGGTGTCCCCGGCGTCACGGCGTGTCGCCTCGGGCTCGTTCTCGTACTCTTCGCTCATCGTGCCAGTCTGTATCGTCGGGTCCGGCGGCAGTCGTCGCGGTCGCGGTCGCGGTGGTCGTCCGGATGCACCGGAGAAATCGGCGCCGGGACAGCGCCGGGGCCGATGTGGCCTCGTACAACTGAAGTTGTGCCGGGATTGGTGCGATCCGCCCTGGGTGTGCGTCTTCGCGCATTGACCGTGTCCGGCCGTCCCCGTATGCTACAAGTTGCGCTGCGAGCCTGCGCTCCTCAGACCTAGCAGGCTGCGCTTGCATCTGTTGTATGTCCCCTCGGTTATCGAGGCGCCACCGATGTGTTCGGCAACGAGCACGGAATACCGGATCGGCGCTTCCTGGGCTGTCCGGCGTCTGCAGAGGCGATACGGGCTCCCGGCGTAGCAGTACCTACGACTTCAATGTCCGTACCGGAGCCCTTTCCCACATGACGAGCAGCACCGAGACCACCGCCACCACGCCGCAGGTTGCGGTCAACGACATCGGCGACGCGGACGCGTTCCTCGCGGCGATCGACGAGACGATCAAGTACTTCAACGATGGGGACATCGTTGACGGCGTCATCGTCAAGGTTGACCGGGACGAGGTTCTCCTCGACATCGGTTACAAGACCGAAGGCGTCATCCCGAGCCGCGAGCTCTCGATCAAGCACGACGTCGACCCGAACGAGGTCGTCAAGGTCGGCGACGAGATCGAGGCCCTGGTTCTCCAGAAGGAGGACAAGGAAGGCCGCCTGATCCTCTCGAAGAAGCGCGCTCAGTACGAGCGTGCCTGGGGCACCATCGAGAAGATCAAGGAAGAAGACGGGATCGTCACCGGCACCGTCATCGAGGTCGTCAAGGGTGGTCTCATCCTCGACATCGGCCTCCGTGGCTTCCTGCCGGCCTCCCTGGTCGAGATGCGTCGTGTCCGCGACCTCCAGCCCTACGTGGGCAAGGAGCTCGAGGCCAAGATCATCGAGCTGGACAAGAACCGCAACAACGTGGTCCTGTCCCGCCGTGCCTGGCTCGAGCAGACCCAGTCCGAGGTGCGTCAGACGTTCCTCACGACCCTGCAGAAGGGCCAGGTCCGCTCCGGCGTCGTCTCCTCGATCGTCAACTTCGGTGCCTTCGTGGACCTGGGTGGCGTCGACGGTCTCGTGCACGTCTCCGAGCTCTCCTGGAAGCACATCGACCACCCCTCCGAGGTTGTCGAGGTCGGCCAGGAAGTCACCGTCGAGGTTCTCGACGTGGACATGGACCGCGAGCGTGTCTCCCTGTCGCTCAAGGCGACGCAGGAAGACCCGTGGCAGCAGTTCGCCCGTACGCACCAGATCGGTCAGGTCGTCCCGGGCAAGGTCACGAAGCTCGTTCCGTTCGGTGCGTTCGTGCGCGTCGACGAGGGCATCGAGGGCCTGGTCCACATCTCCGAGCTGGCCGAGCGCCACGTGGAGATCCCGGAGCAGGTCGTCCAGGTCAACGACGAGATCTTCGTCAAGGTCATCGACATCGACCTTGAGCGCCGCCGCATCAGCCTCTCGCTGAAGCAGGCCAACGAGTCCTTCGGCTCGGACCCGGCCTCGGTCGAGTTCGACCCGACGCTGTACGGCATGGCCGCGTCGTACGACGACCAGGGGAACTACATCTACCCCGAGGGCTTCGACCCCGAGACCAACGACTGGCTCGAGGGCTTCGACACCCAGCGCGAGGCCTGGGAAGGCCAGTACGCCGAGGCGCAGGCGCGCTTCGAGCAGCACCAGGCCCAGGTCATCAAGTCCCGCGAGGCCGACGAGGCCGCTGCTGCCGAGGGTGCTGCCGCTCCGGCCGCGGCCAGCGGTGGCAACGCCGGTGCGGGTGCATCGGGCGGTTCGTACTCCTCGGAGTCGGACGACAACTCCGGCGCCCTGGCGTCGGACGAGGCCCTGGCCGCCCTGCGCGAGAAGCTGGCCGGTGGCCAGAGCTGACGCTCAGGTCCCAGCTGGTGAATAGCTGAAGTCGAGGCCCGCTCCCTCCGGGGGGCGGGCCTCACTCATGTCCCGGGCACGGTTGCCCGGTCGGCTCCGTGCGGACGCCCGTCACTCCGGTGGCTGCCTGTGAAGGCGTGGCTGCGGGGAATGCGCGGACCGTACGGGGCGTTCTCCCCGGTGAACACGAGGAGGAGCGGTAATCGTGCTGGATCCGCAAGATTTGTACGCATGGGAGCCGAAGGGCCTGGCAGTCGTCGATGTGGCGCTCGCGCAGGAGTCGGCCGGACTGGTCATGCTCTACCACTTCGACGGATACATCGACGCGGGTGAGGCCGGCGACCAGATCGTCGAGGGTCTGCTGGACACGCTTCCCCACCAACTGGTCGCCAGTTTCGACCACGACCGGCTCGTGGACTACCGCGCACGCCGCCCCCTGCTGACCTTCAAGCGCGACCAGTGGACGGACTACGAGACCCCGACGCTCGATGTGCGCCTGGTCCAGGACGCGACGGGCGCGCCCTTCCTGCTGCTCTCGGGCCCCGAGCCCGACGTCGAGTGGGAGCGGTTCGCGGCCGCGGTCGAGCAGATCGTCGACCGGCTCGGCGTTCGTATCTCGGTGAACTTCCACGGCATCCCGATGGGTGTCCCGCATACCCGCCCGGTCGGGATCACCCCGCACGGCAACCGCACGGACCTGATGCCCGGACACAAGTCGCCGTTCGACGAGGCGCAGGTGCCCGGCAGCGCGGAGTCGCTGGTGGAGTTCCGGCTCGCGCAGTCGGGGCACGACGTGCTCGGCGTCGCCGCCCATGTGCCGCACTACGTCGCGCGGTCCTCGTACCCGGATGCGGCGCTGACCGCCCTTGAGGCCGTCACCGCGGCGACCGGTCTCGTACTGCCGAGCGTCGCGCACGCCCTGCGCACCGAGGCGCAGCGCACCCAGGACGAGATCGAGCGCCAGATCGGTGAGGGCGACGAGGAACTGACCGCTCTGGTCCAGGGACTTGAGCACCAGTACGACGCGCTGGCTGGATCGGAGACCCGGGGCAATCTGGTCGCCGAGTCGGTCGAGCTGCCGTCGGCGGACGAGATCGGCCGCGAATTCGAACGCTTTCTCGCGGAGCGGGAGGGCGACGTCTGAGGCGGTGTTCCGAGGCCCCGGCGGAAGGCCACGGCGTACAGGGCCTAGGCTCCTGGCCATGCTGAAAGTGGGATTGACCGGTGGAATCGGCGCGGGCAAGAGCGAAGTGGCCCGGCTGCTTGTCAGTTACGGGGCGGTACTGATCGACGCCGACCGGATCGCCCGTGAGGTGGTCGAACCGGGAACTCCCGGTCTGGCAGCCGTGGTCGAGGCGTTCGGTGAGTCCGTTCTCGCCGGGGACGGCAGCCTGGACCGTCCCCTGCTCGGCTCGATCGTCTTCGCCGATCCGGACCGCCTGGCAACGCTGAACTCGATCGTCCACCCGCTCGTCGGAGCCCGTTCGGCCGAGCTGGAGGGCTTGGCGCAGGCGGATTCGGTCGTCATCCACGACGTACCGCTGCTGGCCGAGAACGGTCTCGCTCCGCTCTACGACCTGGTGGTCGTGGTGGACGCGGCGCCGGAGACGCAGCTGGACCGGCTGGTACGGCTGCGCGGAATGCAGGAGTCCGAGGCCCGCGCCCGGATGGCCGCCCAGGCCACCAGGGAGCAGCGCCGCGCGATCGCCGACATCCTGATCGACAACGACGGCCCGCTGGCCGCCCTGGAGCCGCAGGTGCGCTCGGTGTGGGCGCAGCTGACGGAGCGGGCCGGGGGCTGACCGCCGCGGTCCCACGAGACCGGCGGCGGCAGCGTTCAGGGCGGCCACCTTTGATAAAGCAGCCAGCCACGAGGGAGAAAGGCCAGCAACCGATGTCACACAGCAACCCCGAGACCCACGTCATCGACTACCGCGCGGCCGAACAGTTGCTGGACGCCCGTGATCCGCGCGGTGCGGTGAAGCTGCTGGACGAGGTCATCGCGGCTCATCCGGAGAACACCGCGGCGCGCCTGCTGCGCGCCAGGGCCTTCTTCGCCGCCGCGCAACTCCGCCCGGCCGAGCTGGAGTTCCAGCTGGTCCTGGAGCGGGAGCCGGACAACGCCTTCGCGCACTTCGCCCTGGCCCGCACCTTCGAGCGGGCCGGCCGCCCCGAACAGGCCAGGCGTCACTTCAGGCTGGCCGCCGCGCTCGACCCGCAGCCCGAGTATCTGCGGGCCGCGCGGTTCGACTCCGAGGACTGAACCGGGAGTTCCGGAAAGCGGCGGGAACGACGGCCGGGGCACGTTCGTTCTGTACGGCATGAGCGTCAGGATGCGCGAGGGGTACGAAGGCACGGGGCCGGGAGCGAGAACGCCCGACGGGTGCTCCGTCGAGTTGTACAAGCGGCTGCCGGTCGGAGACGAACCGGATGTCGTCGCGGCAGCGGTCCCGGCCGGAGCGAGCGTGCTCGAACTGGGCAGCGGTGCGGGCCGGGTCACCCGTCCGCTGGCCGAACGGGGCTTCACGGTCACCGCGGTGGACGAGTCACCCGGAATGCTGGAACAGATCGAGGGCGTCGACGGCGTCCGCACGGTCTGCAGCCCGATCGAGAAGCTGGACACCGGCGAGACCTACGACGTGGTGATGCTGGCGTCCTTCCTGGTTCACGCGGGGGACCCGCGGGTACGTCAGGGGCTGCTGCGGACCTGCCGTCGCCATGTGAAGGACGACGGCTGTGTGCTGGTGCAGCGCGAGGGCCTGGACTGGCACGCGGACGTACCGAGGGAGCGGCGCAACAGCGCGGGCGGGATCGTGCGCATCACGTCCGCGACCCCGGTCGGGGACGGCGTGGACGCGATGGTCTGCGAGTACGTCTACCCCGACGCGACCTGGACGCAGACCTTCCTGTCGCGTCCGCTGAGCCGCGCGGAGTTCGAGCGGCACCTGCGGGAGGCCGGGCTCGTTGTGAACAGATACCTGACGGACGACGGCACCTGGGTCCGGGCACTGCCCGCCCGGTGAGCGCCCGGTGCCCGGGGGCGGGCGGCCGCCGGTGAACGCGCTGACCCGCGGGGCGCCGCTGTCAGTGGACCAGGGTGTAGCTGCGCCAGGCCACGAGCGGTGGTGTCACCATGTTCGTCATAGTGGTCGCGTTGTACATCGACGGCTTTCCGGTGCAGCCGGCGCCCGGGTAGAGCCACATGTCGATCAGCGTGTTGTTGGCGACGGACGCGGCGCCCCCGCGCGGCAGCGGGTGGCAGCCGGTCACGGACGGGTTCGAGACGGTGACGACCTTCGAATCCGGTGTGGTGTACGAGATCGTGCCGACCGCCGAGCGGCTGAGACCGGAACACCCGGCTACGGCGAACGGCAGGAGCACTGCGCAGGCGATGAAGCCGAGGCGCCGGTGATCGGACATGCGCGGTCCCGTCTGTACGGA
This window harbors:
- the coaE gene encoding dephospho-CoA kinase gives rise to the protein MLKVGLTGGIGAGKSEVARLLVSYGAVLIDADRIAREVVEPGTPGLAAVVEAFGESVLAGDGSLDRPLLGSIVFADPDRLATLNSIVHPLVGARSAELEGLAQADSVVIHDVPLLAENGLAPLYDLVVVVDAAPETQLDRLVRLRGMQESEARARMAAQATREQRRAIADILIDNDGPLAALEPQVRSVWAQLTERAGG
- the rpsA gene encoding 30S ribosomal protein S1, whose product is MTSSTETTATTPQVAVNDIGDADAFLAAIDETIKYFNDGDIVDGVIVKVDRDEVLLDIGYKTEGVIPSRELSIKHDVDPNEVVKVGDEIEALVLQKEDKEGRLILSKKRAQYERAWGTIEKIKEEDGIVTGTVIEVVKGGLILDIGLRGFLPASLVEMRRVRDLQPYVGKELEAKIIELDKNRNNVVLSRRAWLEQTQSEVRQTFLTTLQKGQVRSGVVSSIVNFGAFVDLGGVDGLVHVSELSWKHIDHPSEVVEVGQEVTVEVLDVDMDRERVSLSLKATQEDPWQQFARTHQIGQVVPGKVTKLVPFGAFVRVDEGIEGLVHISELAERHVEIPEQVVQVNDEIFVKVIDIDLERRRISLSLKQANESFGSDPASVEFDPTLYGMAASYDDQGNYIYPEGFDPETNDWLEGFDTQREAWEGQYAEAQARFEQHQAQVIKSREADEAAAAEGAAAPAAASGGNAGAGASGGSYSSESDDNSGALASDEALAALREKLAGGQS
- a CDS encoding tetratricopeptide repeat protein, with the protein product MSHSNPETHVIDYRAAEQLLDARDPRGAVKLLDEVIAAHPENTAARLLRARAFFAAAQLRPAELEFQLVLEREPDNAFAHFALARTFERAGRPEQARRHFRLAAALDPQPEYLRAARFDSED
- a CDS encoding PAC2 family protein — protein: MLDPQDLYAWEPKGLAVVDVALAQESAGLVMLYHFDGYIDAGEAGDQIVEGLLDTLPHQLVASFDHDRLVDYRARRPLLTFKRDQWTDYETPTLDVRLVQDATGAPFLLLSGPEPDVEWERFAAAVEQIVDRLGVRISVNFHGIPMGVPHTRPVGITPHGNRTDLMPGHKSPFDEAQVPGSAESLVEFRLAQSGHDVLGVAAHVPHYVARSSYPDAALTALEAVTAATGLVLPSVAHALRTEAQRTQDEIERQIGEGDEELTALVQGLEHQYDALAGSETRGNLVAESVELPSADEIGREFERFLAEREGDV
- a CDS encoding class I SAM-dependent methyltransferase, translated to MSEEYENEPEATRRDAGDTESSRANRGWWDRNADEYQTEHGSFLGDDRFVWGPEGLDEVEAELLGPAEGLKGLDVLEIGAGAAQCSRWLAAQGAHPVALDVSHRQLQHALRIGENRPGVASVPLVAADATVLPFRDGSFDLACSAYGAVPFVADPVKLFREVHRVLRPGGRWIFSVTHPIRWAFPDEPGPEGLTATSSYFDRTPYVEQDERGNAVYVEHHRTLGDRVRDVLAGGFRLVDLVEPQWPEWNTSEWGGWSPLRGKLIPGSAIFVCVRDDVRD
- a CDS encoding class I SAM-dependent methyltransferase translates to MSVRMREGYEGTGPGARTPDGCSVELYKRLPVGDEPDVVAAAVPAGASVLELGSGAGRVTRPLAERGFTVTAVDESPGMLEQIEGVDGVRTVCSPIEKLDTGETYDVVMLASFLVHAGDPRVRQGLLRTCRRHVKDDGCVLVQREGLDWHADVPRERRNSAGGIVRITSATPVGDGVDAMVCEYVYPDATWTQTFLSRPLSRAEFERHLREAGLVVNRYLTDDGTWVRALPAR